The following are encoded together in the Chiloscyllium punctatum isolate Juve2018m chromosome 41, sChiPun1.3, whole genome shotgun sequence genome:
- the atp2c1 gene encoding calcium-transporting ATPase type 2C member 1 isoform X3 — protein sequence MMQSASQWLYLLLSQLPLYSIREGKMEHLLARELVPGDTVCLSVGDKVPADLRLFEVVDTSIDESSLTGETSPCTKSTIPQPSATNGDLTSRNNIAFMGTLVRCGRAKGIVIGTGENSEFGEVFKMMQAEEAPKTPLQKSMDLLGKQLSLYSFGIIGVIMLVGWLQGKHILDMFTIGVSLAVAAIPEGLPIVVTVTLALGVMRMVKKRAIVKKLPIVETLGCCNVICSDKTGTLTKNEMTVTHIYTSDGQHAEVTGVGYNRYGEVMMDGEVIHGFSKSAITKIVEAGCVCNDAVIQNDTLMGQPTEGALIALAMKMGLEGLQQDYVRRAEHPFTSEQKWMAVKCVHKAQQDKEEIYFMKGAYEHVIQFCSSYNSHSQALPLTQQQKELYHQEKTYMGTAGLRVLALASGPELGQLSFLGLLGMIDPPKSGVKEAVATLINTGVIIKMVTGDSQETAVAIATRLGLYSKGSQTLSGEEIDSLDIQQLSQIVQKIAVFYRSSPRHKLKIIKSLQNNGAVVAMTGDGVNDAVALKAADIGVAMGQTGTDVCKEAADMILVDDDFKTIMSAIEEGKGIYNNIKNFVRFQLSTSIAALTLISLATLMNFPNPLNAMQILWINIIMDGPPAQSLGVEPVDKDVIRQPPRNVKDSILTRNLVVKILVSSLIIVSGTLFVFWRELQDNVITPRDTTMTFTCFVFFDMFNAWSSRSQTKSVFEIGLCSNRMFCYAVLGSIMGQLLVIYFPPLQKVFQTESLSILDLIFLVGLTSSVCIVSEIIKRLERRKERGPKQNKSFLDV from the exons GTTGTTGACACTTCCATTGATGAATCAAGCCTCACAGGAGAGACTTCCCCATGTACAAAATCAACAATTCCACAGCCATCAGCTACAAATGGTGACCTCACATCCAGAAATAATATTGCTTTCATGGGCACATTGGTTAGGTGTGGCAGAGCTAAG ggtATTGTTATAGGGACTGGAGAAAACTCTGAATTTGGAGAGGTTTTCAAAATGATGCAAGCTGAGGAA GCTCCTAAAACACCATTACAGAAAAGCATGGACCTGTTAGGAAAACAACTTTCACTGTACTCTTTTGGCATTATAG GTGTTATAATGCTAGTTGGCTGGCTGCAGGGAAAACATATTCTTGACATGTTCACTATTGGTGTGAG tTTGGCTGTTGCTGCTATTCCAGAGGGTTTGCCCATTGTAGTGACAGTAACGTTGGCCCTTGGTGTGATGAGAATGGTAAAGAAGAGAGCCATTGTGAAGAAGCTCCCAATTGTGGAAACTCTTG GTTGTTGCAATGTAATATGCTCTGATAAAACGGGAACACTAACAAAGAATGAAATGACAGTGACTCATATTTATACTTCAGATGGACAACATGCTGAG GTTACCGGTGTTGGCTATAATAGGTATGGAGAGGTTATGATGGATGGCGAAGTGATTCACGGGTTCTCTAAATCGGCAATAACTAAAATTGTGGAG GCTGGCTGTGTATGTAATGATGCCGTTATTCAAAATGATACACTGATGGGACAGCCAACAGAGGGAGCTTTGATTGCTCTTGCCATGAAG ATGGGTTTGGAAGGTCTCCAACAGGATTATGTGAGACGAGCTGAACATCCGTTTACTTCAGAGCAGAAATGGATGGCTGTCAAATGTGTTCACAAAGCTCAGCAg GATAAAGAAGAGATTTATTTTATGAAAGGAGCTTATGAGCATGTAATTCAGTTTTGCTCAAGTTACAACAGCCACTCACAAGCCCTACCACTCACCCAGCAACAAAAGGAGTTGTATCACCAAGAGAAAACTTACATGGGCACTGCTGGACTTCGAG TTCTCGCTTTAGCATCTGGACCAGAACTTGGACAACTCTCATTCCTTGGGCTTTTGGGAATGATCGATCCACCAAAGTCCGGTGTAAAAGAAGCTGTCGCTACACTGATCAACACAGGAGTAATAATCAAAATGGTCACTGGTGATTCACAAGAGACAGCAGTTGCTATAG CTACCCGTTTGGGCTTGTATTCTAAGGGATCCCAAACCCTTTCGGGAGAAGAAATAGATTCCCTAGATATTCAGCAGCTTTCACAAATAGTCCAGAAG ATAGCAGTGTTTTACAGATCTAGTCCAAGGCACAAACTGAAGATTATTAAG TCTCTACAGAACAACGGTGCTGTGGTCGCAATGACAGGAGATGGAGTAAATGATGCAGTAGCATTAAAAGCAGCTGATATTGGGGTGGCAATGGGGCAGACAGGGACCGATGTCTGCAAGGAGGCAGCGGACATGATCCTTGTAGACGACGACTTTAAGACAATAAT GTCTGCAATTGAGGAGGGCAAAGGGATTTACAATAATATCAAAAATTTTGTTAGGTTCCAACTCAGCAC GAGTATAGCCGCTCTAACATTGATTTCTCTAGCCACATTGATGAACTTTCCCAATCCACTAAATGCAATGCAGATTTTATGGATCAACATAATTATGGACGGACCACCGGCACAGAG CCTGGGAGTTGAACCTGTTGATAAAGATGTCATCAGACAGCCTCCAAGAAATGTTAAAGACAGCATCCTGACCAGAAACCTGGTTGTCAAAATTCTGGTTTCATCACTGATAATTGTTTCTGGAACGTTATTTGTCTTCTGGAGAGAG ttacaggataatgtaataACACCACGTGACACAACAATGACCTTTACCTGCTTTGTTTTCTTTGACATGTTCAATGCATGGAGCTCCAGGTCGCAG ACAAAATCTGTCTTCGAGATTGGGTTATGCAGTAACCGAATGTTTTGCTATGCTGTACTTGGGTCCATCATGGGACAGCTGCTTGTTATTTACTTTCCTCCACTACAGAAAGTTTTCCAAACTGAAAGTCTCAGTATACTAG ATCTTATTTTTTTGGTGGGGCTCACTTCGTCAGTTTGCATAGTCTCCGAGATCATCAAGCGGTTGGAGAGACGGAAAGAGAGAGGCCCAAAACAAAATAAATCCTTTTTAGATGTATGA